GCATCTCTAGCTTACACTTTAATTCCTATTATTTAACATGTTATTACAACTAAATAATTTCGAGCTGGTAGCATGAGTAGGCTTCACAGAAACACACGTGTATTAATCTAGACAAGATCTCAACTGCTTCATGTGCACACCTTTGTATGACTACTGATCTAGTTCTTCCACATAATCCCACACAGTTTTACTCCCATATAAAATCATACGAAAATCTCTTGGTCTGATATTTAGCAATCGGCATTGATAAGCAATTGTGTTCGGATCACATACTTTGCATTATTGTTATGCCTTATATCCTTCCATTTGTTTGACTGTTCATTTTCTGTACAGAACTCTTATATTGGGTACGAAGTACTTCAGAAACTCGTCATTCCCCATCCTAAACAGTACTTAGAGGTACACTTGAAGCTGTAAATATTCCTTCACTGTTCAAAATGCAATGCCTGTTTGTTTGTATTGACTATCTTATTATCTTCTACAGGCCAGATATCCAGATGGCATTGCACTGGAGGCTGTTTTTGTACATCCTTCTGTTGTCGATATGCTAGATGCTGCTGTGGGTGACGCAATCGAGAACGGACAATGGTATTGTTAAATGTTATGTCTGGTTTCAAGGTTTCGTTGCTATTTGTCACTGTTATATGCTATGATGTCCTAAGTTGGCATGCATTCTAAAAAATGAGCCTTCCAGTTCTGTTTGATAGTCCCTGTACGCACGGTGTGGAACAAATAAAACTGGTTTGTCATGTGGGGAATTCCCTTCCAGTGTAAACATGGGACTGGGGCCTCTGTAGCTGGTTTACAAGCCAAGGGTGGTGCATCTAAGCAGGCAGCATCCTATTCCATGCCCGTTAAGTTAGGACTTTAGGTTAGAGATAAAGTTAGGGGAAAAGACTAGGTTAGTTGGATCCCACTTTGAGCTGTAACTCATCTGTTTAAAGGATGGAATTATTAATAAGGCGCAAACAAGTCAACATTTTCTCTTGCTTCCCCTGCACTCCCTTTTCTCCACGCCATTACAGCACCAGGATAACAAGGTTCAGGGCCTAGACCACCCTTCACACACACTGCATCCTGTTATGGCATGTGACAGGTGTATGACTTATGAGTTATGACCTACATCAGAGTAGAGCAAAGGGAGTAAACTGACCAagcgatagcaagatatatgaatTGATTAATTAGTTACATCAGTTCATTGAAGTAGTTGAGACTTCACAGGGTGTCTCAACATTTTGTGCAGCTTTGCGCCTTTCCTATTGACTGTTAGTAATCCCTTTTTCTGCCAAGCTAAGCACCTCTCAACTCTCAAGTTTTCATTGCTACAAGATACCCTTTATTTTTCCAGGATTGATTCTCTTTCGATCCTTCCATCATATATCAGTGGCCCTGATGCAACCAAGATATTGTCTCTTTGTCCATCTTTTCAGAAGGCAGCCAAGGTTGGCATATTTAAAGTAATCGAAATTTGTGTACTTTTCATAAATGGCCACACATTAAAAAAATCTTTCTTTGCAGTCTTCAAAAGCAGTGCTATTTGGAGGATCATGTGTCTTCAGCAATGTGTTCATTAAGGTGAATTGTCAGAACCTGCTTGTCGAACCTGTGGTAATCTGCAGTTATGTATGCACTATCCCATTATACCTCTCAAACGAGTGCAATTTGTCTGTTCTTCGGTCCATTTCAGGGTATTTTTGATCAACTTGAGAAAGAGATCGACTCCTTTGGTATTAAACATAGTGCTGGTCAAGGAACGCCCGTGAATATGAATTCAAGTAGCGAGCATAGGGCAGGATCTGTCCAGTACTCGGACACAAAAGACTTTGGTGATAACGACGCCAGCAGTACAGGTGCTTCATCAGACAGAGGACCAAAGAAGAAACGCGGAAAAGCTACGGGGTCTGCCAAAGGCGGAGCAGTTGAGAAGGATGATGATGAAGAAATCATCCCTGTAAAGGGCAAGAAAGCTCATAGGAAAAACAAGGACATTGGTTCTTCAGGTGATGCGAAGCGCGGTGGTAAAAAGGCACCAGAGAAACCAAAAGAGGAGAACACAAATATCTTCCCCGATGAGTTGATAGAGCAAAAGGTTTTGGCTGTTGCTCCAGAGTTAGAAGAGTTGGGAGGTCAGGAAACTAGATAAGATTAACCTTGTTGTTTCTATTCAGTTGAAATTGTGCTTCTACAAATTTCCTAACTTTTGAAACCAACATTAGGCTCAGACGACTTAAATGGCCCAATTAAATTATTGTCCTCTCACCTGAGGCCAATGCTTATTGATGCATGGAAGAAGAAAAGGAACACCATGCTGTCAGAAAATGCTGAAAGGAGGCGAAGTGTACTTGATAATCTGCAAAAGCAGCTAGATGAGGTAATCTGCTTTTGCATCCCATTTTCTTTGTGCTTCCTTTCTGTACTATAGTTTCTGGATAGCCTTGAAATAGTTCGACATTGCTACTGTATTTTAAATTGCTTTCCTGCATTTCTCTTCTGGTGCTAGATCATCTAACTTTTTTCAATATTATTCTTTGCCATCGTCAGGCTGTCCTCGATATGCAACTCTATGAAAAAGCTCTAGATGTGTTTGAGGATGATCCTGCTACCTCTGTAAGCTACTATAGCCTATGTGCATTGTTCTCACAAGATCGCTTGCTACTCAATACATTAGCAGCCTTTACTTATGGTCCTTTCTTTACCTGTTTTCTGGTTTGCAGGGCATATTACACAAGCATCTGCTAAGAACTATGGGTACTCCAATAGTCGACAAGATTTTATCTAGTCTGGTAACTTCTATAAGCTCACACAGTATGGTTGCCTGCAATATTATAATTCATAAATAATTTCTGTGATGTATCCATTTTGGCTTTAATTTTACAGTTGCAACAGAACCCTTAAAATAACATGCGTCCCTGATTGTGTTACTTCCCTACTAGCGACCTTTCTTGCGTGATGAACTAAGAAACTGGGGCTAGCTTATAGCTCCTATTTCAAATCTGAATCGTTTAAAAGGTTTTGTAACCTACTTCTCTGATTAGTACATGTACTTTACACTGAACAACCAATAGGATAGGGACAACAAATTGAAGAATGGAATGGAGTATGAAGACAGTGAAGAACAGCATGCTCAGCTGAGCACTACTGACCGCACTTTTCTGGTACAATTCACTTGTTTCATTTTTCCATATATTATTTAATGTTTTCCTGTGTCAATCCTGAATGAAGATGTCATTTGGTTTAACCTCATAGGTTTGCTTTCTGTTAAAAATCATCAGGCAAAGGATCTTCCTGGGCAATTGTCATCGAAGGCTCAAGCTTTAGTTGAAGCACTGGAGGGAAAGGTTTGTCTGTAACCAAGAAATACTGTTTGGTGAATTGATTGAAGACTTGAACTCCTTTTTCTGTATTTTTCTTGTTCTAAATCTAGTATGCATAGCAGCTTAAATTCTGATAATATGCTAGCACATGCAGTTAACAATCTAACATACCACAAAACTATGTCTGGGTCTCTGGGGTAGAGCAGACGTTTAGATGCTTAACATGATAAAATACTCAACAATTTTGAGGCAATGAATCTTTATATAGATGAAGTTCTTCCATGAAGCTTCCTGCATTATGTTAATTACCAGCTTGCCAGGATGCTATGTTATAAATACCCAACATTCACAATTTCTTCTATGCTGTCTATATCCTTTAAAACACCCTTTCCTTCTGCAAATTAACCACGAAATCCTATTAATGCTAATTTTCTGTGTGTTCTAAAACACCAATTGTTTGATCCTGTAATAACTAATAAAGTAAATATGCAGCATATATCCTGAAAAAATGTTGACACGAGAAGATAAGTGATATATTGCGTAGTCAATTCTTTTTTCAGAATGTGTACATAATTCATACTAGGGCTGACACACTAGTTCAGATATTAGATTGCATGTCAGAAGCATCTTCCTCACCAATCTGTTATTCTTTGCTAGTTGATAAAAAAAATCTGTATTCCTAAGCATATGACTGGTGAGTTCTTTGTTGTCTAAACGCATACACTAAATAACAAATGAATAAGTGACTGTTGCTATGTCTTTGAGATCCACAACTTCAAATATAACTGGACTTCGTAGCTCTTTCTAACCTTTTCCTCGAAATCCACAACAGCGGTTTGACTCATTTATGGACGCCTTAAGAGATACAGCAGAGGAAAGGTAACATTTTATGTTTGTACTTCCTTTCCACATTGGCTGGATTATCAAAGTGCTTACTCTCTTTTTCAGTGGCTTGTTATTTAAGAAGCTTGATAAAAGACTTGAGCGATCAATGCTGCATTCCTACCGCAAGGTATGTTCTTGGTATCTTCTATCTTGATGGCAGCACCACAGCATCTGGAAAACCAGTGAGAACCGACTTTTTCGAACTGGGCCTAACAGGTTTTTAGTTGTTGCTGGTTTAGGCCCTAAACGTTCCCATTGATGCCCAGTTCAGCTGGAATGAGTGTATTACCAATTCATCACTTATTTGATATGCCCCATAACACTAATTGTTTCTTGTGTGTTCGAATTCTAAACTTAGCAAACCGCCCAAATAACCTGAACCATTCTGGTAGCACTTTTCAAAACCCTGTGTCTCACAGGATGATCTCTGTTTCCAAGAAAATATGGTATTTTCCATGGTTAAAAAATGTTGTTTCTTGTGTTTTTAAACATCAAAATAGTGCAAGTACGGAATAGCAGAACGCAAGTCAAAATCATCATGATAATATAAATTTACCAAGATTGTTAGACTCGTAGGCGCTCTTATAGATTCGTAGGGTCTGAAGACGTTAATGTTCAATATGGCATAATGTGCtgaataaataattcatacatGCTAAGTTTCTTTATGGCTGAATTCTAGTGCTAATTATCTGACACCTTAATTTCGTGTATGAATTGAAGGATTTGATAGCACAAGTTTCTTCAGAGACTGATCCAGTTTCCTTCCTCCCAAAAGTCGTTGCTCTACTTTTTCTCCAGGTTCGCTTGATTGTATCTTTCCTGAAATAAAACTCCCCTTTTCACTCTGTATTTATAGGCTGACCGGAGAAACATCCTGTTTGAATATTTTGTAGGCACACAACAAGGGTCTTCAGGCACCTGGAAGGGCTGTTGGTGCTGTCATCACACTACTGAAGGTAATTGTTGATTTGCATTCTCTTTGAGATACACTTAGTATAGTTCAAGTAGAATATGTTAACTTATAGCAACAGGACCTGATCACAGAATCTTTGATACTATTTGTCTGATATGCTGGTTTGTAATTGTGTCATTAAGCTGTCAGAAGAATCACCTGTCCACCTTTTTCTTATCCTGTCCTTTATTACAATAAACCCCTTGATTTTGCAATCCCCCCGGAACAACGGCTATTGAATCTGTTTGTATTGTGTGTCCTTGGCTTAGCTTTGTTTTACTTGGACAAGTGAAACCAGTAATTAGTATAGAGGGGTTTGCTTCCTTGCATCACAAGACTCATAACGTAGGCAGAGGGAGTCCTCGGTTGTCACTATTGGACGTATTTCTGCTCATATTGCACAaagggaaaagtatatttttcgtctcAACTTTTTCAGAAGTATAGAAATGGTCCCTCAACTCTAAAACCAGCAAATCTTAGGCCCCGTTCTGATCCTCTCCGTCTCCGCGCTTCTCCTGCTCCGCGTGAGGAGCCAGCCCGAACGCTGCAGCTCCAGGAATCCAGCTCCGCGGAGACGAGCCCTCTCCAGTGTAAAATCGCGGAGCACCAGAAGTGCAGCTCCCAGAAACAGCGAAGTAGAAGTTTGACAAAATTACCTCAGGATTGCCACCGCCAAGTGAATAACGGTTCGCTCGATTAGAAAGACAAGTCGAACGATGCCTCGCCCCACGTTCTCCCAGCCAAACCACGCCATGGGCTGCTGCCCTTTTCAAAGAAACGGGCCTTAAGCCCACCACATGCAGCCCATCTTCACTTCCACAGATCTGAAAAGCATTTTTCGCAGCCGAACGCACCTAGCTCCGCGAGAGAAGTTGGCAGTGAGTACGAGAAGCTGGAATCGAGGATTTGGAGAAGCCAGACGAGTTCCGAACGGGGCCTTAGTCCCTCAACTTTCAAAACCGGATAAGCTTACTCCCTCTTGCCGCTTTGGGTGGTTTCCTGTCGTCGTGGAGTGATTTTTGACTCAAGCTGACAAGTATGGGCCCCACACCTACCCATTTTTGTCCACTTTAATTCTTGCTCTCTATCTCCCGCATATGTGGGCCCTACAtgtaagagcatcttcaacctCTGAACGACCGAGAGGAATCAGTGATAAATTTACGTGCATATGTGAGCTAGTAGTCTGCTTTGCTTCTGCTGCGTACATGCATCGACCTGCAACGTATCTACCACGAGCGGACCACATCAAGCCAGCGCTGCAAGTCAACTCTCGCCGGTAAGCCGCGTTGCTGCCGTCCAGCAGGCTGacacagtggcggagcttgaaaaAAAAAGTTGGGCGGGCCAGAGAGCACAATATTCTTCAAATTCTAAAGCATATATACTATTTCAATAGATATAGTCAGTACACCTTCTGTTCACATTGAATACAAGATGAGCAgatgcatatatatacatatatactacCGAGACCAAAATAAGCCATAACATTTGACCATATATACTACTCCAAACCAAAATAAGCCATACCATTTGACCATCAGGCAAAGTTGTGTGGAGTTACATACTACAAATCAGCATTCCGTTCCTTCGCGCATttgaaatcttcaatgatatcttCATGGCTGTACTTCTCCAGAAGTTCACCCTCTATGTTAACTAACAAGTTATTGGCAAGAAAGTCATCCTCCATCGTATTGCGCAACCTTGTTTTAATGATCTTCATACTGGAAAATGCACGCTCAGCACTCGCCGTAGAAACTGGAAGGGTAATGAGCAAACGGAGTAATCTTTCAATCAAATTGAAGACAACATGTCTTCCTGACTCCACAAGGCATCGACAAAGATCAATCAAGTTTGATATATTTCTCATATATTCATCCTTGGAAGCATCCAAAACAAAATGTTTTAGTTGTAGTTGTAATCCATAGATATCTTTTTTGGGAAGTCTGCTGGGTAGTACTTTTTCACCATGTCACATATATCACTAGCTTTAAATCCTCTAAATTTGTTTCTAGGAATCAAGGTGGCACTAGTGGTTAGAAGATCCATTACCTTCTCATTGAACCTATGATTTAGTTCAAATAGTTGAGTGTCCAGTGTTGCATAGAATATTTCGACTCGAAAGTAATGCTCCTTGGTCAGCTGATTGGGTTGATGGCGGGCACGGCCACCATGCATGATGTAAGCTTCCTCAAAGTTAGGAATGACAATGGAGTGGTTTGTACAGAACTCAACAACTGTGACAATAAATTCTTGGTAGCCATCATCTGATCTTAGTTGTTGGAGACACTCTTTAGTTGAGGAGACTAAACGAACAGCATTCACAATATCTTGTGACTTCTTCTGTAAAGCTTGGCCAAGCACTTCGGTTATCTCAAATATCTCCTTCATCAAACACAAGTTAAATATGAACTCGAAGGAGGACAAGTAGCCGAAACAAGTGTCGGCATCTGCACGCAATGAGCCAATTGATCTATCGGCTGCTATATCTTGGATGACAGAAAAAACAGCACCAAACATCTTCATAAGGCTGTAAACTGAACCAAAATGAGAACCCCACCTTGTGTCCCCTGGTCGCTTAAGGGTATGCATCTGATTTGCCCCTTGTCCTGTCTCAATATTGGCATTAGCAATTGCATTTTCAAGTTCAACTAGTTGGGCTTGATGGAGCTGATCATGTCGCTTTGAAGATGAGTCAACGGTGTTTATGATATAGAGCAGTTTTTGGAAGAACTGAGAAATAGAAACCACTTCTTTGGATGCAtcaacaagagcaagttgcaaGCGATGGGCATAACAATGGACATAATAAGCATATGGACATTCTTGGAGGAAAAGAGCTTGAAGTCCATTCAAGTCGCCTCTCATGTTGCTAGCACCGTAATAACCTTGTCCCCGAAGGTTCTGAATGTCAAAACCATGGTTGGTTAAAGCAAAACTCAATTTGTCTTTAAGTGTCAAAGACCTTGTGTTTGCTACATGTATCAAGTCAAAGAACCTCTCTTGCAAAATACCACCTTTATCAGCAAATCTAAGAACCAGAGCCATTTGCTCTCTCTTTGCTACATCACATGTTTCATCCACTAATATAGAGAACTTAGAATCCTCAATTTCCTCACGGATATGATTCCTGATTTTACATGCTTATACTCAAGATCTCCTTCTGAATTTCTGATGATGTGTATTTAGAACCATATGGAGCATTCGCCAACACACATTTGGCAATATCAGGATTGAATTCAGCAAGAAGCTCCACCATTTCAAGAAAGTTGCCTTTATTCTTTGACTCGGGTCTTTCGTCATGTCCTCTAAAAGCACAAGATTGAAGTGCGAGCCACTTAACCGTTGCAATTGAAACTTTCAGTCTGAGACGGTTTCTTTCTACTTTCTCCTTGTCCTTAACTACCATAATAGTTTCTATGTGGCATGATTGATTCAGCAAGGCTTGGCCATCTGTGAATGCATTATTGTGTGGTGAGCATGGTCCAGAGCCCATGTGGGTTAAGAATGCACAATGTTTTCCAGAGTTAACTCTCTTCCAACTGTCAAATCCATCTACTGTGAAGACATGAGAACCACCTCGTCTATTCTCATTTTTACTAGAGACAAAGCAATACAAACAATAAGCACGATGTTTGTCCTCCGAATACTCTAGCCATTTCTTGAAATTGTCAAACCATTTGTACTGGAAGCGGCGTTGATGCCCTTTTTCACCAGAAGGTTTATAGGTCTGTAGCTCAGGTTGCATAGGACCTAACATCAAATATGCTCTCCGCACACTATCTCTTTGTTCGGGTGGATTTTGCCAAATTTGCGGGGTAATCCTGGGTCTCGCTGCAAGAACTCGACACCTCGGAATGTTATAGGTTCATTTGCATGAAGACCATCTTGGCTCTCTGGGTGTGGCTGTTCAATTTCAAGCATTGGGAAAGGTTGATCTGCCATTGGTGAAGGATCTTCCTCAAATCCAATCATGccatcatctctttttcttttgaaaaccaaatcaattttctGCTGACTGGCCTTGCCCATGGCTGCCTAGACCTCAACTTGTAACCTGTAAACACAATGGAACGAGTTATTTATGCTACAGCAAGCCCAATTGCTCAATTCTGGAAACGAAACTTGCCTACTAAATTAGAAACCATCTACTGTGTTCTGTGGACACTTGACACTAAACCAGTATGATCTTCAGTGAAATATTCAGCCAATTGGGAATTTTGGGGATCTAGGTTCTGTTCAGGGGAATGAACGATGACCTAGGTTCTGTTCAGGGGAATAAAATTGGGATGATTTGAATCGATTTACCTTCGCAGCTTGTAAGGATTCAGAGAAGGATTTTCCCAGTTGGCAGTTCACTGCCtcgccctcgcgccgccgccgtcgccggctaaCCTGCTCGCGGCTGCGTGTGCGCGTCCGCGTGTGGGTCGGCTAAGGAGTGGTTATGGCCGGTGGGGCGTTGGATGAAGGGAACTAGGGGAGATAGGGACTGATGTGCGCCGCGCCCGTGGGCGGCGCcggccggaggggggggggggctgcggcAGCCGGCGACTGCGCTATGAGACGGCGGTCAGCGGCAGCTCCGTCGTGTGCTTTTTTTTGGACGTGCGGCTGTGCGTCTTTGCGAGTCTGCGAGGCAGAGGCTGATGTGTGTATCGGCTGTGGGCTGCACCTGCGTACTGGTTGTGGgctgggctggccggctgggcatgaagcatatatatatatatatatataaattgctCCAGACCTGGGCGGGCCACGGCCCACTTGGCCTTGCAGAAGCTCCGCCAGTGGGCTGACACCTGGACAGTTTTGCCATCGGCAAAGTCAGACAGGCATATGTCGCCGCTGGCACGGACGGAAGCGCGGTGCTGCTGCTCTGCTTGTGCACCCACGAGGCGGCGGGGAGTGCGATGAAACTAAGCTTTTGAAGTTGTGGGACTATTTCTATACCTTTGAAAAGAGTCAAGGGACGAAAGATAACTTTTCTCTTGCACAAATGGACTCGTACCAAGAGTTTAAGTACAAACAAATAtcagggacccccccccccccccccccccccggttcacTATAAATTGGCATGTTCAATAAATCTTTGTAGCAGGTGTTATTAAAGTTTATCTCGTTTTTTTTCCATGTTTGATCTTTTCATAACCTGTTCAAACAGCATAGCAGATATTATAATTCCTGTATGCCGCTCCACGGCCCCGCCAGTATTTCCAGATATTATAATTAGCCATCAAGATCCTGCCGGCTTTTCGATCGATGATTGGCAGTCCTCTGCATTCTGGCCATAGTTTCTTAGCCTCTTAGGTTTTAGTTTTATAGCAGTCTTACAGAATTAGGATGCTTTGGTCTGCCTGTGATGCTGGCTTATTTCACACATAATACTGTCAACTTTAGCAAAATCCATGCCCGGGTGATCATACATATCCTCTATTTTTCAGGACAAGCTACCAGCTTCAACCTTCAAGGTTTTAACCGAATATCATGCCACTACCGTGAAAGTTCTCGCACTACAAGCTGCTGCCACGGGTGATGTAAGTCCACTCCAACCATTTTGAACATATCCCTGCTTACTGTTGTGTGCATTATAAAAGGATTAGTTGGTTATCCTTCCATAACTTTTGGACTTTGCTGCAAATCTGACGTCAGATTCTTAGGCATGTCAAATCGAACGTTTTCATGGCAAGTTATGTGTGCcgaggatggcaagtttagttggcaagcatggcaAATCCGCCTCAGTTTTATTCATTTTCCCAGGAAATTGACGTGCttgtaaactaaatttgccatcatGACGGCAAACATgaattgccatgaaaaacgttaGATTTGCCATGTCTGCTGTTTCCGTAACTTTATCCCGTTTCTGCACTGAACTCTATACATGTACTCTTAATTTATATTCTGTGCTTTCCCCATCTACCTGACACCCTCTGATATGCATCAAGCAATATGTTCTGTGCTCATCATTTGCGCAATCATGCATCATCGTGTCTTTGCCCTGCAGGAAGACGATTGTGCATCGGACCGGATGCTGGAGAA
This DNA window, taken from Triticum aestivum cultivar Chinese Spring chromosome 1D, IWGSC CS RefSeq v2.1, whole genome shotgun sequence, encodes the following:
- the LOC123180076 gene encoding E3 UFM1-protein ligase 1 homolog isoform X1, translated to MDAELLELQRQLEAAQSARSSVRLSERNVVELVQKLQERGLIDFELLHTVSGKEYITSDHLKHEIKVEIKKRGRASLVDLSDTLGVDLYHIERQAQKVVTEDPALMLINAEIMSQSYWDTVTEEINEKLQERSQIALAEIAAQLHIGSELVLNILEPRLGTIVQGRLEGGQLYTPAYVSRITAMVRGATRGLTVPTNLPSVWNSLQQQLQEMHGANGVSVEGSFFQSIFVALLKEGAVLGSVRAGVHWTPAVFAHAQKESVDAFFSQNSYIGYEVLQKLVIPHPKQYLEARYPDGIALEAVFVHPSVVDMLDAAVGDAIENGQWIDSLSILPSYISGPDATKILSLCPSFQKAAKSSKAVLFGGSCVFSNVFIKGIFDQLEKEIDSFGIKHSAGQGTPVNMNSSSEHRAGSVQYSDTKDFGDNDASSTGASSDRGPKKKRGKATGSAKGGAVEKDDDEEIIPVKGKKAHRKNKDIGSSGDAKRGGKKAPEKPKEENTNIFPDELIEQKVLAVAPELEELGGSDDLNGPIKLLSSHLRPMLIDAWKKKRNTMLSENAERRRSVLDNLQKQLDEAVLDMQLYEKALDVFEDDPATSGILHKHLLRTMGTPIVDKILSSLDRDNKLKNGMEYEDSEEQHAQLSTTDRTFLAKDLPGQLSSKAQALVEALEGKRFDSFMDALRDTAEESGLLFKKLDKRLERSMLHSYRKDLIAQVSSETDPVSFLPKVVALLFLQAHNKGLQAPGRAVGAVITLLKDKLPASTFKVLTEYHATTVKLLALQDAATGDEDDCTSDRMLEKKEDLEERLMPELKSLALGTSKEQ
- the LOC123180076 gene encoding E3 UFM1-protein ligase 1 homolog isoform X3 gives rise to the protein MDAELLELQRQLEAAQSARSSVRLSERNVVELVQKLQERGLIDFELLHTVSGKEYITSDHLKHEIKVEIKKRGRASLVDLSDTLGVDLYHIERQAQKVVTEDPALMLINAEIMSQSYWDTVTEEINEKLQERSQIALAEIAAQLHIGSELVLNILEPRLGTIVQGRLEGGQLYTPAYVSRITAMVRGATRGLTVPTNLPSVWNSLQQQLQEMHGANGVSVEGSFFQSIFVALLKEGAVLGSVRAGVHWTPAVFAHAQKESVDAFFSQNSYIGYEVLQKLVIPHPKQYLEARYPDGIALEAVFVHPSVVDMLDAAVGDAIENGQWIDSLSILPSYISGPDATKILSLCPSFQKAAKSSKAVLFGGSCVFSNVFIKGIFDQLEKEIDSFGIKHSAGQGTPVNMNSSSEHRAGSVQYSDTKDFGDNDASSTGASSDRGPKKKRGKATGSAKGGAVEKDDDEEIIPVKGKKAHRKNKDIGSSGDAKRGGKKAPEKPKEENTNIFPDELIEQKVLAVAPELEELGGSDDLNGPIKLLSSHLRPMLIDAWKKKRNTMLSENAERRRSVLDNLQKQLDEAVLDMQLYEKALDVFEDDPATSGILHKHLLRTMGTPIVDKILSSLDRDNKLKNGMEYEDSEEQHAQLSTTDRTFLAKDLPGQLSSKAQALVEALEGKRFDSFMDALRDTAEESGLLFKKLDKRLERSMLHSYRKDLIAQVSSETDPVSFLPKVVALLFLQAHNKGLQAPGRAVGAVITLLKDKLPASTFKVLTEYHATTVKVLALQAAATGDEDDCASDRMLEKKEDLEERLMPELKSLALGTSKE